In the genome of Anaerolineaceae bacterium oral taxon 439, the window GGCGCTCCCGTCGATCCTCCCGAGGATGACGATCGAGGAAGCGCTCGACGTGACGCGGATTTACTCGATCGCCGACATGCTCCCCGGCGATCAGCCGCTGATCCGGGCGCGTCCCTTTCGCGCGCCGCATCACACGATTTCCAATATCGGCCTTGCCGGCGGCGGGAACCCGCCGAAGCCCGGCGAAATCTCCATGGCGCATCGCGGCGTCCTCTTCCTCGACGAATTCCCCGAATTCGGGACGCGCGTCCTTGAGGTCCTGCGCCAGCCGCTTGAAGATAAAATCGTGACGATTTCGCGGGCCTCCGGCTCGGTGACGTATCCGGCGAATTTCATGCTCGCGGCGGCGATGAACCCCTGTCCCTGCGGCTATTACGGCGACCCGACGACAGCCTGCACCTGCTCTCCGACCGCGATCGACAGGTACCAGAAGCGCATCTCGGGGCCCATGCTCGACCGGATCGACCTGCATGTCGACGTCCCGCGCGTCGATTTCCAGAAACTGACGCACGCAGGACGGAACGAGGCGTCGGAAACGATCCGCGCCCGCGTCGAAGCCGCGCGCGCGATTCAGCGCGAACGCTACCGCGGGCTGCCGATTTTGAGCAACGCGGAAATGCGCCCCGGGGAGATTCGAAAATACTGCCCGCTCGACAGCGCAAGCCAGATGCTGATGAAAAAAGCGATGGAACGGTTCAGCCTTTCGGCGCGCGCGTTTCATCGGCTCCTGAAAATCGCGCGGACGATCGCCGATTTAGCCGGCTCGGCCACGGTCCGCGCGGAGGATATCGCCGAAGCGATTCAATACCGTCCGAAAAAGACGCGCTGAACCGGTTCAGCCAAGCTGATCGAGCTGGATCCCTGCCGTTTTCAGCGTTTCCTCGACGAGCTTGGGAGCCGGGAAACCGGCCGACGCGCCGGAAGTCCGGATTTTCAAGGCTGCGAAGACCTCGGCGCGAATCAGCGCGTCGATCGGCAGATACCCCTTCAGCGCGTAATTCAGGTACGCGGAGAAGAGCGCATCCCCCGCGCCGACGGTATTCACGACGCCCCCGAGGTTCGCCGCGCTGAGACGAACGAGCCGGTCCGCGCTCCGGTCGTAAAGGAGCGCGCCTTTTTCCCCGCGGCCGATCACGATCGTTTTCGCAGGGACGACCTCTTTCAGCCGCAACGCGAATCTTTCCGCTTCCTCGGGAAGCTTTTCATCGCTCAGGAATAAAATATCCGCCGCCTGCATGAAATCCCGATTATATCCGTCGTTCAGATCGCTCAGCACATGCACATCCGTCGCGATCGGGAGCCCCATCGATTTAATTTCGCTCAGCAGCGCCCGATTAAAATTCACGTTGCAGAGAACCGCGATCCGGCTATCGGGTAAATCTTCCTGGACGGCTTCGATCCGCAAGGTCCGCTCCTGAATATCTTTCAGGTCGCAGTAAATCTGCCGCCGCCCGGCGTCGTCATATAAAACGACCGACGCCGGCGTTTCGGGAAGCTCGCCGAAAACGGCGTGCGTCGGGATCCCCATATCGTCCAACGCGGAACGTATCCGGTCCGATTCCGCGTCGTTCCCGACGAACGACGCCAGTCGGACGTCGTTTCCCAGCGTTTTCAGCGCCTTCGATAGATTAAACGCGACGCCGGAAACGTTCGAGCGGATCCGGAAAAACGAATAATCGATCGGGAAATAGTTGATCGGGAACTGGCGGACCCTGACCGTCGTTTCGATATTGATAAGACCCGAGATAAAAATTTTCATATGCGGATCGTACCCGGGCTATGATATATCAGCCTTTCTATCATTCCCCGCCCTGATCAGGTTAATCCCTTTGGGACGGTTCCAAAATGCCCAGCCCGCGGCAAACCGCGGGCTGTCTCTCGCTTTCGTTTTTTACGG includes:
- a CDS encoding magnesium chelatase; amino-acid sequence: MLAKVISCALTDLDGTLIDVEVDTSFSSLPKTIIVGLPDLAVQESRERVNAAFRNSGIQYPRYKVTVNLAPADIRKEGPSFDLPIAVGCMAAAGIIDASAYAGSLIIGELSLDGSVRHVRGILPITARAKEAGFASVFVPAVDAKEAALVPGITVLPVSSLEELFRHLSGETRIQPQTAPRLSEIVPEIPTDFAEIQGQESAKRALEIAAAGGHNILMSGSPGTGKTLMARALPSILPRMTIEEALDVTRIYSIADMLPGDQPLIRARPFRAPHHTISNIGLAGGGNPPKPGEISMAHRGVLFLDEFPEFGTRVLEVLRQPLEDKIVTISRASGSVTYPANFMLAAAMNPCPCGYYGDPTTACTCSPTAIDRYQKRISGPMLDRIDLHVDVPRVDFQKLTHAGRNEASETIRARVEAARAIQRERYRGLPILSNAEMRPGEIRKYCPLDSASQMLMKKAMERFSLSARAFHRLLKIARTIADLAGSATVRAEDIAEAIQYRPKKTR